In Candidatus Nitronauta litoralis, one DNA window encodes the following:
- a CDS encoding YchF/TatD family DNA exonuclease: MIIDTHAHIDQDAFDEDRDAVVDRAREAGIKYMVNVGCDIESSYRSVELSEMYDFIFATAGVHPHDVKTIDNDTYLHLRDLLSHPRVIALGETGLDYFKNYSPQDQQREHFRKQIELALECKKPIIIHCRDAKEDMISILQEYYPQNMDNRSGIFHCFSGDQELADAALAMGFYLSFSGSVTFKKLEGLREVAKNVPADRLFAETDCPYLAPVPKRGKRNEPSYVEHTINLLAEIRGLKVQDVERTMELNFFDLFGIGEAANPGTITYKIRNSLYLNLTQRCTANCVFCTRLTKPVVQGYNLALDREPSASEILGEIGDPTAYDEVVFCGFGEPTLRLDALKEIAQKVKSMGGRTRLNTNGHGNVIHKRNIVPELSGLIDEVSVSLNADNSEAYDEIVQPLPNFRGNIYQEVVKFIESAREHIPDVQASIVTHQPGVDEEKCESISHDKLDVKFRARRYNLVG, translated from the coding sequence ATGATTATTGATACCCACGCACATATCGACCAGGACGCTTTTGATGAGGACCGCGATGCGGTTGTAGATCGTGCCCGCGAAGCTGGCATCAAGTATATGGTGAATGTCGGCTGCGATATTGAAAGCAGCTATCGCTCAGTGGAACTTAGTGAAATGTACGATTTTATTTTCGCCACGGCTGGTGTTCATCCGCATGATGTCAAGACTATAGACAACGACACCTACCTTCATCTTCGCGATCTGCTATCCCACCCCAGGGTAATCGCACTGGGGGAAACAGGCCTGGATTATTTCAAAAACTATTCGCCACAGGATCAACAGCGGGAACACTTCCGAAAACAGATCGAACTTGCCCTGGAATGTAAAAAACCGATCATAATTCATTGCCGCGATGCAAAGGAAGACATGATCAGCATCCTGCAGGAATACTATCCCCAAAATATGGACAACCGGTCCGGGATTTTTCATTGTTTTTCAGGCGACCAGGAACTTGCCGATGCAGCGCTGGCTATGGGCTTCTATCTTTCCTTTTCCGGTTCGGTCACCTTCAAAAAGCTGGAAGGATTGCGTGAAGTGGCCAAAAATGTGCCCGCGGATCGATTGTTTGCCGAAACCGATTGTCCCTATCTCGCGCCGGTTCCCAAGCGTGGTAAACGTAACGAACCGTCCTATGTTGAGCACACCATAAATCTACTGGCGGAAATCAGAGGCCTGAAGGTGCAGGATGTTGAACGGACCATGGAGCTCAATTTTTTTGACCTGTTTGGTATTGGCGAAGCCGCGAACCCTGGGACCATCACTTATAAAATTCGAAATTCTTTATATCTCAACCTGACGCAACGCTGCACGGCCAATTGCGTTTTCTGCACACGCCTCACTAAACCCGTGGTGCAGGGTTATAACCTGGCACTTGACCGCGAACCCTCTGCCAGTGAAATTTTAGGCGAGATTGGGGACCCAACGGCTTATGATGAAGTTGTGTTTTGTGGATTTGGCGAACCGACATTAAGGCTCGATGCCCTTAAGGAAATTGCGCAAAAAGTAAAATCCATGGGTGGACGCACAAGGCTTAACACCAACGGTCATGGCAACGTGATCCACAAACGCAATATCGTTCCGGAATTATCAGGCTTGATTGATGAAGTGTCCGTCAGTCTCAATGCGGACAATTCAGAAGCCTATGACGAAATCGTCCAGCCCCTGCCAAATTTTCGGGGGAACATATACCAAGAAGTAGTGAAGTTTATCGAATCTGCACGCGAGCATATTCCGGATGTCCAGGCGAGCATAGTGACCCATCAACCTGGGGTGGACGAAGAAAAGTGCGAATCAATTTCCCACGACAAGCTGGATGTAAAGTTCCGGGCACGTCGCTATAACCTGGTAGGCTGA
- the fliD gene encoding flagellar filament capping protein FliD: MAELTSVFGINSGFDTAKVVESLIALQSRPIDINLAKRDAEVEKLETFQDLKARLGSFKTVLNTLNKESRFISTQGSFSGTGTTTTDIVDITTTSTATSGTFTLSVSQLAREAKLTSEGFASLEATIPSGTLELIVGGNTTLIDINSTNNTVDGLRLAINNSGAEVSANFVNDGSANPIRLVISGNQTGAENTVSARIFTNGLGVGEQTQLSFTETQTPLDALMTLDGISISKSSNTVTDIINGAILKLKGTGDGNIQLSTDLGAISDKVTDFVTEYNDLTEYIQELLSFNPETLESGAFLGNFAIQNLQNILRGTVSGEVSGTQGPFSFLSQVGITTQSDGKIVLENSKLNDALQSDLGNVADLFSSRATVDNVNTTFIGFTETTQAGTFEIRVQGGVPQIRRQGETAFVDATGSGNFFAGPEGHSSEGLNFRLANLTDGNYGTINLTIGVAESLNRQISFLTDSSQNGPVTSEINTITETIDNLDDTLLQLDARIAEFEKNIKERFANLEIILGRLNTQSQSFSSSIASIQNLGKK, from the coding sequence ATGGCAGAACTCACATCCGTCTTCGGCATTAATTCAGGCTTTGACACTGCAAAAGTCGTCGAATCCCTCATCGCCCTGCAAAGTCGCCCGATTGACATCAATCTGGCAAAACGCGACGCTGAAGTTGAAAAACTGGAAACTTTCCAGGATTTGAAAGCACGGCTTGGAAGTTTCAAAACCGTACTCAATACCCTCAATAAAGAGAGTCGCTTCATCTCAACCCAGGGAAGCTTCTCTGGAACAGGAACCACAACCACCGATATAGTGGACATCACCACCACTTCGACCGCGACCTCCGGGACATTCACTTTATCCGTCTCACAACTGGCACGTGAAGCCAAGCTGACCTCTGAGGGCTTTGCCTCTCTGGAGGCGACCATACCGTCTGGCACCCTGGAGCTGATCGTGGGAGGCAATACCACCCTAATCGATATCAATTCCACGAACAACACGGTGGACGGGCTTCGACTGGCGATCAATAATTCCGGGGCTGAAGTTTCAGCTAATTTTGTTAATGATGGAAGCGCCAACCCGATTCGTCTCGTTATTTCCGGAAACCAAACCGGTGCGGAAAATACCGTGAGTGCCCGCATTTTCACCAATGGGCTCGGTGTCGGAGAGCAAACCCAGTTATCTTTTACCGAGACCCAGACACCGCTTGATGCCCTCATGACCCTTGATGGAATCAGTATTTCCAAATCCAGTAACACCGTTACAGATATCATCAATGGAGCGATTCTCAAGCTCAAGGGAACTGGCGACGGAAATATTCAACTATCTACGGATTTGGGAGCAATAAGCGACAAGGTCACGGATTTTGTCACTGAATACAATGACCTGACCGAGTATATCCAGGAACTTCTCAGCTTCAATCCAGAAACACTGGAGTCTGGAGCATTCCTTGGCAATTTTGCTATCCAAAACCTGCAGAACATATTACGTGGAACTGTATCAGGTGAGGTCAGTGGAACCCAGGGCCCTTTCAGCTTTCTTTCGCAAGTTGGAATCACCACCCAGTCGGATGGGAAAATAGTGCTCGAGAATTCCAAATTAAACGATGCTTTGCAGTCCGACCTGGGAAACGTGGCCGATCTTTTTTCAAGCCGGGCGACAGTTGACAATGTCAACACAACCTTCATCGGGTTTACCGAAACCACTCAGGCCGGGACATTTGAAATCCGGGTTCAGGGAGGAGTCCCTCAAATCCGCCGTCAGGGAGAAACCGCCTTTGTCGATGCCACTGGAAGTGGCAACTTCTTTGCCGGACCTGAGGGGCATTCTTCAGAAGGTTTGAATTTTCGACTCGCCAACCTGACTGATGGAAATTACGGGACCATCAACCTGACCATTGGGGTAGCGGAATCCCTGAATCGGCAGATCTCATTCCTGACCGACTCCAGTCAGAATGGACCGGTCACCAGCGAGATCAATACCATAACAGAAACCATCGACAACCTGGACGACACCCTGCTCCAACTGGATGCCAGAATTGCCGAATTCGAAAAAAATATTAAGGAACGATTTGCCAATCTTGAGATCATTCTGGGCCGTTTGAACACACAAAGCCAGTCTTTTTCAAGTTCAATCGCCAGCATTCAAAACCTTGGCAAGAAATAA
- a CDS encoding tetratricopeptide repeat protein: MRLRIHILIIASLFFSPHCLMAEQFGVVTNELKAAARFKEGVDLWHSGHRNNAVLAWEKAIELDPKLTEAHYNLGVALRDKEILSDQENCLEKDDILQCLSAKSNLSHGPATQLEKALRSLKEASRLNPDHPKAVYMKGVIEGQLERYDTAKTSLIQHLDKHPKDAQGHYLLCAAYRAQREFNNAIASCEQAVVEKPGYLEANHMLGMIYLSLERSEDAVTAFKEVVRLQPGLQSGWFNLGLAYSGQDSFIEAIDAYKRALDIGPANGAINLNLGAAYDELGRGSRAIAFTRTARELFSEKQEWRQVARAEQNLNRFLNKYWGLPDKKPFFLN; this comes from the coding sequence ATGCGACTACGCATCCATATTCTTATTATTGCTTCGCTGTTTTTTAGTCCTCATTGTCTGATGGCGGAGCAATTTGGAGTGGTCACAAATGAACTGAAAGCTGCTGCCAGGTTTAAGGAAGGTGTTGATCTTTGGCACTCTGGCCACAGGAACAATGCCGTCTTAGCGTGGGAAAAGGCGATCGAACTTGACCCAAAATTGACAGAAGCCCATTACAATTTGGGAGTGGCCTTGCGAGACAAGGAAATATTATCCGATCAGGAAAACTGCCTGGAGAAAGATGACATCCTCCAATGCCTGTCAGCAAAAAGTAATCTTTCACACGGCCCAGCCACACAACTTGAAAAAGCCCTCCGTTCCTTAAAAGAAGCCTCCCGTCTAAACCCGGACCATCCAAAAGCGGTTTATATGAAGGGAGTCATTGAGGGTCAATTGGAGCGATACGACACTGCCAAAACCTCCCTTATTCAACATTTGGATAAACATCCCAAAGATGCTCAGGGACATTACCTGCTTTGTGCCGCATACCGGGCTCAAAGGGAATTTAACAATGCCATTGCTTCCTGCGAGCAAGCCGTTGTTGAGAAACCCGGATACCTGGAGGCGAATCACATGCTGGGCATGATCTACCTTTCACTGGAACGCTCCGAGGATGCAGTTACTGCTTTTAAGGAAGTGGTGCGCCTTCAGCCAGGCTTACAATCTGGATGGTTTAATTTAGGACTGGCTTACAGCGGGCAGGATAGTTTTATTGAGGCAATCGATGCCTACAAACGGGCACTCGACATTGGCCCAGCCAATGGCGCCATCAATTTAAACCTGGGAGCCGCCTACGACGAACTGGGGAGAGGGTCACGGGCCATTGCGTTTACCCGCACTGCCAGAGAGTTATTTTCAGAAAAACAGGAATGGAGACAGGTCGCGCGTGCAGAGCAGAACCTCAACCGCTTCCTGAACAAATATTGGGGCCTGCCAGATAAAAAGCCCTTTTTCTTAAACTAA
- a CDS encoding MoxR family ATPase, giving the protein METEITQDDLALAKEFFETKEKVIREIRKVIIGQEPVIEDLLIALFSRGHCLFVGVPGLAKTLLVNTLAKVLQLRFSRIQFTPDLMPSDITGTEILYQDKASGNRDFRFIEGPVFANIILADEINRTPPKTQAALLQAMQELQVTVGSETYPLEQPFLVFATQNPIEHEGTYPLPEAQLDRFMFMINVPYPTREQEVHIAKSTTSGVQPNLEVVMDAKRIQELQNLVPRVPVSDHVAHFAVDLVQATRPGNGATPDFVNEWVDWGAGPRASQYLLLAAKARTLMENRVAVTIEDIRMIARQVLEHRIILNFKAEAENVKTLDVVDRLLETVTPATAEVS; this is encoded by the coding sequence ATGGAAACAGAAATTACCCAGGATGATCTGGCACTCGCCAAAGAGTTTTTTGAAACAAAGGAAAAAGTAATACGCGAAATTCGCAAGGTCATCATTGGGCAGGAGCCGGTGATTGAAGATTTACTCATCGCCCTGTTCTCTCGCGGGCACTGCCTGTTTGTCGGCGTTCCCGGGCTTGCCAAGACCCTCCTGGTCAATACCCTGGCAAAGGTTCTGCAACTCCGCTTCAGTCGCATCCAGTTCACCCCGGACCTGATGCCCTCAGACATTACGGGCACGGAAATCCTCTATCAGGACAAGGCAAGTGGCAACCGTGATTTCCGATTTATTGAAGGTCCGGTTTTCGCCAATATCATTCTGGCGGATGAAATCAACCGCACCCCGCCAAAAACACAAGCCGCTTTGTTGCAGGCCATGCAGGAGCTGCAAGTGACCGTGGGCTCGGAAACTTATCCTCTGGAACAACCTTTTCTAGTCTTCGCCACTCAAAACCCGATCGAGCATGAAGGAACCTATCCATTGCCAGAAGCGCAGTTGGACCGTTTCATGTTTATGATCAACGTCCCCTACCCGACCCGCGAACAGGAAGTCCATATAGCCAAGTCCACAACCTCGGGCGTGCAACCAAACCTGGAAGTGGTGATGGACGCAAAACGGATTCAGGAATTACAGAATCTGGTCCCGCGTGTTCCTGTATCGGATCATGTCGCCCATTTCGCAGTCGACCTCGTTCAGGCCACCCGCCCCGGCAATGGCGCGACCCCTGACTTTGTCAATGAATGGGTGGATTGGGGAGCCGGACCAAGGGCATCGCAATATTTATTATTGGCCGCCAAGGCCCGCACCTTGATGGAAAATCGCGTTGCCGTCACCATCGAGGATATCCGCATGATTGCAAGGCAGGTACTGGAGCATCGTATAATTTTAAACTTCAAGGCCGAAGCCGAAAACGTGAAGACCCTCGACGTGGTCGACCGCCTGCTCGAAACCGTTACTCCTGCTACTGCGGAAGTGAGCTGA
- a CDS encoding DUF423 domain-containing protein has translation MRIWIMIGGILGCIGVVLGAFGAHSLKAVLTAKQLAGFKTAVQYHFLHSFALILIGVIHGQADPASHAKINRAGKFFVAGIIMFSGSIYALTLGGPKFLGPITPLGGLCFMIGWLILAFSTPKK, from the coding sequence ATGCGAATCTGGATCATGATCGGAGGAATCCTCGGGTGTATCGGTGTCGTCCTGGGAGCCTTCGGTGCCCATTCCCTGAAGGCGGTTCTTACCGCGAAGCAACTTGCCGGCTTTAAAACCGCCGTCCAATATCACTTCCTTCACAGTTTCGCTCTTATCCTGATTGGGGTCATTCATGGACAGGCCGATCCGGCGAGTCATGCAAAGATTAATCGAGCAGGCAAGTTTTTTGTAGCGGGCATCATCATGTTCAGCGGCAGTATTTACGCTCTCACACTGGGGGGGCCCAAATTCCTGGGGCCTATAACACCCCTTGGCGGACTGTGCTTCATGATCGGCTGGCTCATCCTCGCCTTTTCGACTCCGAAGAAATAA
- the fliS gene encoding flagellar export chaperone FliS, with protein sequence MGPSNFHKEYQKNAVATSNQGKLILMMYDGAIKFTRMALDSMDRNDLAGKGNNIRKTQDIINELSLALNMDKGGEISVKLESLYRYTINQLTLANVKADRDALQTVLKILVPLREAWNQIFTSPPEKETSGPPETSPNATAPPSSIMPSSNSNGAETPPPPRKTSFTFRA encoded by the coding sequence ATGGGCCCATCAAATTTTCACAAGGAATATCAGAAAAATGCGGTCGCAACATCCAATCAGGGAAAGCTTATTCTGATGATGTATGACGGGGCGATCAAGTTCACCCGCATGGCCCTGGACAGCATGGATCGAAATGACTTGGCAGGAAAAGGAAACAACATCCGCAAGACTCAGGATATCATCAACGAATTGTCTCTGGCGCTCAATATGGACAAGGGAGGCGAGATATCGGTAAAACTGGAAAGCTTGTATCGATACACGATCAATCAGTTAACCCTGGCCAATGTGAAGGCGGATCGTGACGCCCTGCAAACGGTTCTCAAAATTCTGGTACCCCTGCGGGAAGCCTGGAATCAGATTTTCACTTCGCCCCCCGAGAAGGAAACCTCCGGCCCTCCAGAGACTTCGCCAAATGCAACTGCCCCCCCCTCCTCAATAATGCCTTCTTCCAATTCCAATGGGGCAGAAACACCACCACCCCCCAGAAAAACATCCTTTACATTCCGGGCTTGA
- a CDS encoding DUF3808 domain-containing protein — MIRSPLPNILLLSVLLLSIPSLTRADLRGDLNKGYELVDQWRIEEADDFVRELDNTYPNSGDVLFLKARVEFFKGDYDTANTILKEVEETEQVVKDFKGLVSRTQKASAKFVTKETEHFRIRYIDGPDEILIHFAEQVLEQSYKVLGGIIDYHPQEKVLVEIYPGREDFSKISPLTLKDIMTSGTVALCKYRRIMIITPASALRGYNWMDTLSHEFVHYLLSSASHNNVPLWLHEGIAKNLEARWRDGEQMTPIMETVLASGIQNDYLVKLKDMMPSFAKLKSAEDVQLAYAEVSTMVDYLIKLKGGTIISSLVKSLRQGTTFEEVIQKEVGMSLPAFQEAWKKDIKSKKLRTIPGLRVLRFEFKKKGEKTPENEEDIPSAFAAIGGKRTRDLVLLGDILKERNHVPAAIVEYEKALKSARSLSPVLYNKLGGTYLQEKQYDEARDLLTTTLGYYPDFPTTLVNLGELHYQKEEMTKAEDYFQRAIRLNPFNPFLHQRLISLYKTTGQKEAKANQEKLYGYLK, encoded by the coding sequence ATGATCCGTTCTCCTTTACCCAATATTCTTCTTTTATCAGTGCTTCTGCTGAGCATACCTTCCCTCACCCGGGCAGATCTCCGTGGGGATTTGAATAAAGGATACGAACTGGTTGACCAATGGAGAATCGAGGAAGCTGATGATTTTGTCAGGGAACTCGACAACACCTATCCCAATTCAGGCGATGTACTTTTTCTGAAGGCCCGTGTCGAATTTTTTAAGGGCGACTACGATACCGCAAACACCATTTTAAAAGAGGTTGAAGAAACCGAGCAGGTTGTTAAAGATTTCAAAGGTCTGGTTTCCAGAACCCAAAAGGCCTCTGCCAAGTTTGTCACAAAAGAAACGGAGCATTTCAGGATTCGCTACATTGATGGACCTGATGAAATTCTTATTCATTTTGCTGAACAGGTCCTGGAACAATCCTACAAAGTTCTAGGTGGGATAATTGATTATCATCCACAGGAAAAGGTGCTGGTAGAAATTTATCCAGGACGAGAGGATTTCTCTAAAATATCTCCGCTCACTCTAAAAGACATCATGACATCGGGAACGGTCGCTCTCTGCAAGTACCGCCGAATCATGATCATCACGCCCGCCTCAGCTCTCCGCGGATACAACTGGATGGACACACTCAGTCACGAGTTTGTTCACTACCTTCTCAGCTCTGCAAGCCATAACAACGTACCGCTCTGGCTGCACGAAGGCATTGCCAAGAACCTGGAGGCCCGCTGGCGTGATGGCGAGCAAATGACACCCATCATGGAAACAGTACTCGCTTCCGGAATTCAAAATGATTATCTGGTGAAATTAAAAGACATGATGCCTTCGTTCGCCAAACTGAAAAGCGCAGAGGATGTTCAGTTGGCTTATGCCGAGGTATCGACCATGGTCGATTACCTGATCAAGCTGAAGGGCGGCACGATTATCTCGAGTCTCGTCAAATCCCTCCGGCAGGGCACCACGTTTGAAGAAGTGATTCAAAAAGAAGTCGGGATGAGTTTACCGGCATTTCAAGAGGCATGGAAAAAAGATATTAAGTCCAAAAAACTGAGGACTATTCCTGGCTTGCGCGTTCTCCGTTTTGAGTTCAAGAAAAAAGGAGAAAAGACACCTGAAAATGAGGAAGACATTCCAAGCGCTTTCGCCGCCATCGGTGGAAAAAGGACAAGAGACCTGGTCTTGCTTGGGGACATCTTAAAAGAACGAAACCACGTGCCTGCAGCCATTGTGGAATATGAAAAGGCCCTGAAATCAGCAAGGTCATTATCCCCTGTTCTTTACAATAAACTGGGTGGCACCTATCTGCAGGAGAAACAATACGACGAGGCTAGAGACCTGCTGACAACTACACTGGGTTATTACCCAGATTTCCCAACAACCCTGGTCAACCTGGGCGAGTTGCATTACCAGAAAGAAGAAATGACCAAGGCCGAAGATTATTTTCAACGGGCTATCCGCCTCAACCCTTTCAACCCATTCCTGCACCAGCGATTGATCTCCTTGTACAAAACCACCGGTCAAAAAGAGGCAAAAGCCAATCAGGAGAAGTTGTACGGCTATTTAAAATAA
- the hspQ gene encoding heat shock protein HspQ produces the protein MSESQKKYSKPRFCIGQLICHKLFDYHGVILGVDPDFRSTEEWYQKVATSRPPKDKPWYHVQVHGGGGTRYVAEQNLELDPVIGN, from the coding sequence ATGAGCGAATCACAAAAAAAATATTCAAAACCCCGATTTTGTATAGGGCAGCTTATTTGTCACAAGTTGTTCGATTATCATGGAGTGATCCTCGGAGTTGACCCCGATTTCCGCAGCACAGAAGAATGGTACCAGAAGGTTGCCACGTCTCGTCCTCCCAAGGACAAGCCCTGGTACCATGTGCAGGTCCACGGGGGCGGTGGGACCCGTTATGTTGCGGAGCAGAACCTGGAACTTGATCCGGTCATAGGTAATTAA
- a CDS encoding DEAD/DEAH box helicase encodes MSEQFDLFGEAPEPSPKKETPKPQTSGRILYFDLETQKSADDVGGWGNSHLMKMSVGVVWDSVENDYGVYEEDKAEDLVRHLQKADLVVGFNVIGFDYSVLQPYANKLGVDLTELPTHDMLADVHKKLNHRLSLDNLASRTLGETKSADGLKALQWYKEGKMDLIIEYCKQDVNVTRDLFLFGQENGFVKYDSRSRGPQSMNVDWNSSDLIKRLAKSNGNS; translated from the coding sequence ATGTCTGAACAATTTGATCTATTCGGGGAAGCCCCGGAACCAAGCCCGAAAAAAGAGACTCCCAAGCCCCAAACTTCTGGCCGGATTCTTTACTTCGATCTGGAAACCCAGAAAAGTGCGGATGACGTCGGTGGGTGGGGAAACAGCCATCTGATGAAGATGTCAGTGGGTGTGGTCTGGGACAGTGTTGAGAATGATTACGGAGTTTACGAAGAAGACAAGGCGGAAGACCTGGTCCGACATCTGCAGAAAGCCGATCTCGTGGTCGGATTTAACGTTATTGGCTTCGACTACTCGGTTCTTCAGCCTTATGCCAATAAACTTGGAGTCGACCTGACTGAATTGCCAACCCATGACATGTTGGCAGATGTCCACAAAAAGCTCAATCACCGGTTGTCGCTCGACAATCTGGCGTCCCGGACTCTCGGCGAGACCAAAAGTGCGGATGGACTCAAGGCCCTGCAATGGTACAAAGAGGGCAAAATGGACCTCATCATTGAGTATTGCAAGCAGGACGTCAACGTGACGCGGGATCTGTTTCTATTCGGGCAGGAAAACGGTTTTGTGAAATACGACAGCCGCAGTCGAGGACCGCAAAGCATGAACGTCGACTGGAATTCCAGTGATCTCATCAAACGCCTCGCCAAATCAAACGGGAATTCTTAA